atttttccaacaataagTGAAGCGCTCGTTGTTCAACATTCTTATCATACAAATAAGTTACATATTATTTCTGAATATGAATGTGTGTCACCTTTTGCAGTTCTGGCGTGATGAGGGGTTTCTTCGCATGCTGTCTCGTCCTCTTGATGGCGCTCATGTTTGTGTCCAGCGTGTACTGCTGCTACGGGGTGAGTCGACACGCATCATTTGGTCCGACGCGCCGAAAACAGAAGTAACCACGGCGGTGCGTTTCAGGTGTTTCCGGCGGCCTTGCAGACCTTCTCCAGGAGGATCGTCCAATCGCGTCTCAACAGCACCCTGGTGGGCGTGGCCACCATCCTGGTGGTCTTCCTGTCGGCCTTCGTCAACATCGTGAGTGGCACGAGCATTTCCGTTCGTACGTGTTTGGCAGTCGGCCCAAGGTTGACCCTTTCGAACTGCCCGGTCCTTCATTTCAGTTCAGCTGCAGCGGGCGTGACCTTCGCGACTGCATCGGGGCGGAGCTTAACATCAGCCAGGGTGAGGTGGATGCCTGCCACGCCCGCTTACTCAACTACAGCCTGGACGTACAGACGGGACCCTGCGGGGATCAAGCGCCCTTCTGTGGATTTCCTGAGGTACTGCAGCAAGTACAGTTAATATTAACAGGAAGTAGATTAGTCGAACCTCCAGaggtataaataaaaataaataaataaataaaaaaagggtgAAAAGTAAACAATCTTGAACTGAGATGTGTTCAGGCGTAAAGTTGTAAAGATTTACCTACGATTAGGGTCCAACTGATTGTGATTTGTGAAAACAATTCTCCAATTTTGCTGGTCTCTTACAACAATGAAGACAAATTATATACATAAGATTGGACAGAGAGAAACTAagaaaaaaatcccccccccccccccccccccacgagcTTTCAATACTGTTTAAGTCATTATCTTTGTCatcttgtaaaaagaaaaaaaacccaaaaaaaacaaaaaggatgaTTTGAAAAGCGCTGATATTCGCCTTTTTTTATGCATTCAAGTGAACTCGTTAAAAGGaaagtgtgtagaatttttcgatatttcaatgttcattcattttaaaaacccaatattAATTACAATAATTTGCAAAACCtcaattttttataaaaaaaaatataatcgtTGGCCTAGTGATCGCTAATTATTACATAGGTCAACGCCGCACCTTGGAGGAGGCTGATATTTTTTGtagccatctttctgctacggatacCCAAAGGAGAAGAACTTGGCTAACGTAGAAATTGGTGGTGAACCTCTTTAAGACATTGCAGTAATGCATGCGCTTCAAACTATTAGTTCATCactaggtggaaaaaaaattctgcacactgtccctttaaaatatatttttaatgtgagTGGTTCAGGTTTTTGTTGtgatgcattaaagtgtatttttggaaagggagaaaaacaaaaaacttgatgCATTCAAGTTTAGttgcaaacaataaaaaaacgctcTCTGACACATTTTAAATGACTTTTCTTAATTCGTTTAAGttcacttgtttaaaaaaaaaaagttctagaaatatttccttttttaatgtgaAGTGTTCAGGTACTAACATAAATGACACATTAGTACCTGTGTGACTATTCCTAAATGTGACACAATCAGGTATGCTCATAAAAGAGCGCGTTAAACGTGACGTGTTCACGGGCAGTGGTAAAACTGAGTTTTCCCCGCCTGTTTGTTTTCCTCAGTACTTTTCGTGGTGCGTGGTGCTGAGCCTGCTGGCGTGCTCGGTGTTCCTGCAGGCTCACAGCCTGGGCAAGCTCGTGCTCATGCTGTGTATGGAGCTGCTCTACCTTCTGGTTGTGGAGCTGCCGCGGGCCGCGCTCCTCGACAACCGCGACCTCCTCGCCGTGGCCAACGCCGCGTGAGTTCTCCTTCCTACTGTATGTCGCCActgaggcattttttattttaatggcgAATATACAATAGTGGAATGGCTGCTAAGAATCTCTAATGAGGCTCCACGACTCACTTAAACAAAATTTCTCAGCACAAGGAATACCAGCAAAACTACTTTTTGTGCACAAGATGCTCCTCAATTATCAACATAGCTCATTGGCACCaaggtgccacaagatggtgtcaaagcactacttttggcTAAAGGAAGCTCCTCAATTTCAAAATACAGTAGTTCCGTATTGATATGATGCCAAAGggtggtggcaaagcactacgTTTAACTGAAGCTCCTGAACTCACTTCAACAGTTTGTCGGCACCAAGATGCCTAAAGatgccagccaaaaaaaaaaaaaaaaaaaaaaaaaaaggcctcaaCTTCAACTAAGTTTCTCTGCACAAACATGCCTAATGATggtgccaaagcactacttttttttaaattattattaatttactaTACAGTGAATATGTGATTCAAACACAGCCTGCATGTCTTGTATGTTTGTTGCGTAGATGAAAGTCTGACCTTTCTTCTCTTTTGTCCCCCATTAGCGAGCACGTGAACGGAACCAGGTGAGATCAGCACGTTGCCGTCTTCCGCCGAGACAAATCTTAAAACCGCGTCCGTGTGTGTCTCCTTTTAGCTGCGCGATGGAGTCCAAGGTGCCTCTGAAGATCATGACCCCCGTGGTGATCACCGTCTTCGTGCTGGCGCTCTACCTGCACGCCCAGCAGGTGGAGTCCACGGCCCGACTCGACTTCCTCTGGAAGCTGCAGGTCAGCTCGCCCCAAAATGAAATGTGAAAACTTTTTAGTAGTAAGtgttcaaaacaaaactcaaataccgaaactaattaaaactaagcatttaataaataactaaaattaataaaaaccaaCGGAACtatcctgaaaactaattaaaactaactaaatttaaaaaaccaaattcaaaacgaaatcaaaactaaaatgaaaaattccaaaactataacaacaaCCCTGGACTGTACCCAAAggcatttatttactgtagtattttttagttttttaactgCACCTGAATGCATCTTGCCACCACAACTGAAGAGACCAGATGCGATGCATTGAGGTAAATTTGTAAATTGACATCTTACAAGCTCAGTACCCTGGTACAGTGATAAAACTTGATGTGATGCGTTCAGGCATGTTTGTGAAAAAACAAGCGCAATtatagagaatttttttttcacaattgttCTGAAACTGAATGCACTACGTGTGATGCGTTGAAGCGCACTTGTGAAAGTTTTTGGGCGTTTGCATGCAGGCGACGGAAGAGAAGGAGGCGATGGAGGAGCTGCAGGCGTACAACCGGCGGCTGCTGCACAACATCCTGCCCAAGGATGTGGCGGCGCACTTTTTGCAGCGCGAGCGGCGCAACGACGAGCTCTACTACCAGTCGTGCGAGTGCGTGGCCGTCATGTTCGCCTCCATCAGCAACTTCTCCGAATTCTACGTGGAGCTGGAGGGGAACAACGAGGGCGTCGAGTGCCTCCGGCTCCTCAACGAGATCATCGCCGACTTTGACGAGGTGAcgcaaataaaactataatgcaacttttttttttttttaaataaacactcCAGTGTTGTGATGCATTCAGGCACAGTTGTAAAAAACGCATACAAGCAGGGTTCACGAAACGTTTTCGGCAGATCATCAGCGAGGACAACTTCCGTCAGCTGGAGAAGATCAAGACGATCGGCTCGACGTACATGGCGGCGTCGGGCCTGAACGCGTGCACCTACGACAAGACGGGCCGCTCGCACATCCGTGCCCTGGCCGACTACGCCATGCGCCTCATGGACCAGATGAAGTACATCAACGAGCACTCTTTCAACAACTTCAAGATGAAGATCGGTGAAGACCTGCCGAGGCGCCCGCACTCTCCTTGAGTACGCTcacgctgacttttttttttttttgctacgttCTGTCAGGACTGAACATGGGCCCCGTGGTGGCCGGCGTGATCGGAGCCCGGAAGCCTCAGTACGACATTTGGGGCAACACGGTCAACGTGGCGAGTCGCATGGACAGCACCGGTGTACCCGAAAAGATACAGGTACAAAATGCCATTCTAgaggcttcatttagacaaaagtagtactTTGGTTTCATTATGGTGCCAAGGGACTAGATTGAAAGGAGCTAAGGATTTTCATTTAGTCTTAAAGTGATGCTTTGGCACCAAGTTAGTGAGTTTAGGATTTCTACTGGCACAAAAGCAGTGCTTCAGTACCAAGAAACTAAGTTGAGGCTTTTCAtctagacaaaagtagtgctttggtgccaAGAAACTATGTTGGTGAGATGATttacatttagacaaaagtaaaaCTTTGGCACAATGTTATAGCGAGTTGAGGATTTTGGcttaaaagtagtgctttgggaCCAAGAAGCTACGTTGACGATTTACATTCAGACAAATGTAAAATTTTGGCACCATGTTAGTGAGTTGAGGGTTTCACATAAAAGTTGCGCTTTGTTGCTCAGAGTGTATGTCAATCCAAATGCatcacatcttaaaatgtgtgggggttttttgggggggggttttcgCACAAGTGAATATATGAAATTTAGAATTATTTGTCTGCACTTGAACACATCGCATAACTTCATGCCTTtagggacacttttttttttttaaattcaatttggaCGCATCACATTTAAATGTCCCCGCCCAAAGACAACCTTAAGTTGTTGTGATGTGTTCAGGTGCATtgcttctatctatctatctatctatctatatatttgTTCAACATAACACCAAAATGTTTAAGTCTTACAGACTCGTCTTTTTTTCAGGTGACGGCCGACTTGTACCAGGTTCTGAACTCCTACAATTACTCACTGGAGTACCGCGGCGTGGTGACGGTTAAGGGCAAAGGCGAGAtgatgacctacttcctcaacagCGGACCCTCCAACAGCAGTTAACGCCCTTTTCCCCACCGGACCTTGAAGGGGCCACGCTAGACTGACATGAAGCTGAACCCCGCCAACTCAAGGACGTCAAGAAAAAGTTGAGACCAAAGAAGCCAATCATAACTCGCTGACATTTGGAACGAGCCAAAGTCCGACGTCTTCTGAGCTCCTGAACGCATCGTCAGCAGCCGCTTCCTGTTCCTTATGCGGTCCActtagaagcaaaaaaaaaaagatgtcaacaAGAGGTTTTTATaacttttggacattttctatTTTGACTTTGGAACGCCAAATTctatattttgtacaaaaacacattatGTATGTCATGTATTTAGAGGAATTGAACACGCTGGTAATGCGACAGTCCGCCACATAGATGGAGCACCCCGGCACGATGGTACGACCCACTGAATGTCTAATTGAGGCCTTTTAACGTTATCACTTTACACTAAAAGTATTCATCACTGCAGCTGGTTCTGTTACATTTTTCAGTTTTGAATACAACTTggtgatccattttttttttttttttttagatcatttCAACTGGATGAGTTATTTTGGTGTATTTTTCATACAGAGCAGAACGAGTAAAATCAGGGAAATACGCCAGTCCGGATGCTATTAACGCGACTTTATATGATAAAGTATAAAGGAGATCTTTTATTGTTCCTTTTCATTAATGGCTGACAAAAAGTAATAAACAAGCAAAGTGTCTCATTTGAGGACTGTTGACTTttggccaacagatggcagcaaaTCACTACAATTGGTTCAAAAAGGCCGGATATGCATTTTTAACCTCTACAATCTAAAACTTGATAAAGTAACTCACTTTTTTTGCCATTGAACACCTCATGCCTTTGAAGCAATGTGTCTTTACAGTATCTCTGTAGCAAATGCACTCAGCAGCCACATTAGGTGGTGTACATATAGGTGTCTGACATCACACCAACAATATTGATGAAAGGCTTTTgtgagctctgattggatgCTCAGCTTAATTCCTTGCCCcaacccccaaaataaaaataccatttAAACATCCACATAagtctgtaaataaataaatcgtctCAAAGTGAGAAAGTGTCAGGCAGCATTGcatagtagaaaaaaaaacaccttaactGCCATTTCAAATTCTTGAGTTCATCTTTCAAGTCATTTttggtttgaaaaaacaaaccaactgACGTGTTCAGGGGTGGTGTGTCACCTTCTCATCTGGTCTTGTAGTCACTTGCGTTGTGTTCAGAGGGTCATCAAATGATGTTGCCGTTGTAGTCActcatgctgcattcaaggtcGTCAGACTGGACTCCTGCGGTCACGGTGAAGAGACGCTTTCGTCACAGCTCTTGTGATGCGTTCAGGGTCGTCAGATGTCACCCTTGAGTGGCGTTCATGGTAAAAATGTATTCACATGAGTTGTGTTTCATGTGACATCATCGCTCTTGTAGTTCTCTGAGTGGTCAGATACTGCTGTTCAGCTCTCGTGGTGCATTCAAGTTCATCAGCTGCCATCGTGGTTTCTGTTGTCAGGTTGGggttcactcattcactgctgTTGACAAAGGGATCTGTCAGTCTCATTTTGGGGAAAGGGTCTGATGCTGCTCCACTGTAATTTTCAAGTGGGGAAACAATTTAAATGACacacaaccaccagtagatggcagctgTGCATCAATTCAGATATTAGATCAGCCCAGGTTGAGAGTACACTGGGAAAAaaggctgcattttttttcattcgagATGTATATAATATGTCCAAAACATCCTGTGTGTCTTGCAAAAGTTAAAttgctaaaatggctggcagtgaatgagtgccGCAACAGACGCTGTGGTCATTTGTCTCGTGTTGTGTTCGGGGTTGTCACACATCACAGTCACCTCCATGCTGTGGTCAGCAGTTATCGCAACTTTGCTGGTGCGCTTATAGTCATCAGATGCCGTCATAGTCACTCTTGTGATGTGTAGAACATTGTACTCGTCGAATGTCGTAAAAGTTGCTCCAGGGTTGCGTTCAGGGTCGTCAAGTCGTCCTCATAGTCGCTCGCGTTATGTTCAGAGTGGTGAGATGCGGGCGTTGTCGCTTCATGGTGTGTTCATGCTCATCAAGATGTTTCTGTTGTCGCCCTTGTGTCGCTTTCAAGTCAGTCAAGTCGGATGTCGTCACTGACCTCTGGCGGTGCGTTCAAGGTCCGGTCAGACGTTATAGTCGGGCGCCTTGCCCAGGGGCTGCCTGAGGTGCGTGTGCAGCGTCATGCAGGCGGCGACGGCCACGTGGAACAGGATCTGCCACAGGTTCCTGAGCTGGAACAGGTACATGTTGCACACGCACACCAGCGCCAGGGCCAGGAACGACTTCACGTTCCTCCACACCGAGAAGTACGCAAAGAGGAAGCACTGCGAAAAACGGGAACGTTTGTGTTAGCAACCTCACATATTAGCGTGTTAGCATCTTATAGTGCGCGAGCCCAACCTGGTAGAGGCAGGCGGCAGTGCCCAGGAAGAAGGCGATGACGTAGCTGAAATCCTCGTCCTCGTTCTGCCGGGGACACAAGGAGTTGCAAAGGTAACGTGTCGTGCGTGTGGAAACGCACATGGCGGCCAGCTCACCTGAAGGACGCTCTCGATGGCGTGGACACCCCGCAGCAGGTTGAGCCCGCCGCACAGCACACTGAGGACGCAAGACACGATGCCGGAAAGCGTCAGAGGCTCCAACGTCTGCGTGGGAGCTGGACAACAACATTAAAGACTTTTAAAGTGCGTCCATGCTGATCCATTACTCATGCCTGGCGCGCGCGCTACCGATGCCCTTGTACTTGGCGGAGGAGCGCGCCGAGAAGCCGTTGACGCCGTGAAGGTCGTCTGGGGTCAGCTGGTAGGGAGGACGCAGCTTGATCTCCGTCTGCATGTCGGCCATGTTGATCTTGGTTGAGAGGGAGCGAGGGCTGTTGTAGCGATGCTTCGTCTTCTGGATCACCATGTCTGAACGCGGCGGCGGCGAGAGCGTATCGTCAGGGTGACGCGCAATGTGACAGACACACAAATCGCAACAAAGTGTAGGCTGTCACCAAATTGTATGAAGGAGTACGGCCTGATGGCGGCTCCAACGCGTTTGCTGTCGTAGGTTACGATGAATTCCTTCTGGAGTTCATCCAAGAAGCAGAAGGCGAGCACGCTGGGGTAACTTGATAAACACGCCATCATGTAACACACACCCAGAGCGCTCGTGAAGCTACACACagacgcaaacgcacacatacgAAGGTGGTATTAAAACATGTCCAAAGACATGGCTGCCTCCATTTCACTAAAGCTGAGTTCAATAAAATTGGAActcaaagcaacaacaaaaaactttaaGGCATAATATCAACTATCAGTGCATCTAAGTGGGCATTATGTATTTTCTGAGTATTCCTTAACGCCTCAAAGATGACAGCGCATACTTGACATTGTAAGGTCCGCTCCTGAAGGTGCATCGGTCGGGGAAGTGCGGCAGCTTCTTGGAGAGCGCCTTCATGTGCTTCCTGGTCTCGTGCAGGTCTCGGTCCTGCTCGTAGTCCGTGGACGCCGACAGCGGCAGGCCGTCGGCCACGCGCACCACCGAGGCGAACAGCACGCCCGACATCTCAGCGAGACTATTCAGCGATGCGCGTCCTAAGCCTAGAGGGAAGGAGACAATATTGTTACTTTtcaagaatatttattaaaatgttaACATGTATGACAAGTATAAAATAGGCTCCTGCACATCACCCTGTGAGGactacacaatttttttgttgttaacttGCTTGTTATATCATTTACACTTGTTATataattttttgcattttgcctggggaaaaaaaaccaccCAACACAAAAATGTTCCATGGACGTGACGTCACAACCATGGACAGCTCCTCTCCCGAACACCACACACGCGATAaaattttaacatttcaaaacaaTACAGGTCATTTCAGCGACTCAAATAACTATTGTTCAAGATTACACAGACACACAAGACGCGATAAAGCCGAACAACCAATTAAAAAGCTTAGCATATGGATGGGTTAGCTAGCATGTTCGGCTCCATATTGTAACATTCATTAACAACAAAACGGAGATCCGATAAAATTAGGTCTTGTTAAATTATAATATTTTAAACTTAGAAACAGATTTTAATGACACTAATAGATGCTACTGACTAGCTACTTGGCAAATATTTGCAGCTACTTCCGTGTGGCGAACGTTAACATGCTAAGGAAATGCTAAAGAACCGAAGCATGCTACGCGGACCTGCCGGGTGTAAAACTAGTATAAATTTGGATTTGAGTTGTGTTTGGTACCTGAAGAGATGAACTAGCATAGCGGAGATGTTTGAGACGTGTGAAACGCGTCAATGTGCGGAAAGGTGATACATTATCCTTATTCACACAAGTCCAACAGTTGCTGATGAAGCTGGTTTGACTGGTGGTACTAGCCAGGTTTACGTGGCTGATTCGCAAAGCATTGTGGGAAAAATAAGCTCTCGTCAGCGTCGTTGCAAATATTCGTTGGTGTTTTTCAAACTAAAGTATATATATTCAATAACATTTTTCTGCTATATGGCCACAAAAGAGTTACATTCTGTCGTTAAATGTTACACGTTTGGGTTGGAATGACTAGTTTCACTTGTAAATGCCATTTTGCCATTAATTAAAACGCTGAATCTCAACACAAAATGTTACTACAAATATATTACTATATTATACTGTTTCGCTACAGTTTAGCCACAAGGTTAAAATTACAAGGTTGTAAATTACCACTAAAATTTATATTTTCTCAGAAAAAACATTTACTTTAAAGTTTGCCTTAAGATTCCATGTTGCCAAATTTTTTTTCAGatcttaataattttttttcttctagttttccattttaatgttgcattttgttattaaatactgtactatttttaacaacaaaaattctacggctatgaaaatgttacattttcacACGAAAACCTCACAAAATGACAGTTTGTGTGAAgaggtcataaaattaaattacaatgtTTGCCCTATGTAAATGTCACATTTAGCCATCtataaaacattattttcaCACAAAACTATATTACCCGATGAAAGTTACATTTCGCCACAAGCAGCATaatttgccttaaaatgttATGTATTAGGCTGTCTTTTGCCTTCAAAAGACTATTTGTTACACCAGGCAATAAAAATTCCattaaaattatgtatttttttgcttttgcttaAACAGGCTAGTTACCCATGAAATTGCAGTAATTTGCCATTAAAACACTgcatttgttcacaaaaaggcTACATTAGGCTATGgaaattttgtgtttaaaatctatgacaCCGTTGTGCCGACTTACAACTTTTTTGTGAACAAGACTTGTGTTATTTATGATGCCTCAGATTTGGGAAGAATGAATGAGTTGTTTTAGCAAGTGACatgaaaaaatggcatttaggaaaaagtatgattttatttatcattatttGCACAGTAGGGGGTGATAGTGTACAGCTGATTGAACAAAGGCAACAATGACTTCTTGGCATAAGTGTAACACCCAAGTACAAACACGCACGCGCAGACACACGCAAACATAATCTTTGGGATAAGACAAATGCTCTCCCTATTCTCCCAACGAACGGGAATGATCTCACCAGACGTTCCTGCTTGGAATGTTCCGGTAACGACACCACATAGGACAAGGCGTGATTCTTATGTTCTTCCTTTTTGTTATTTGGCaaataaaaacacagaaaaacaacaaacgcACTCCCTTTAATTGCGTCACGCGATCCCTGAGAATCTTAAATTTATCACGCCAGAGCTCAAATTATTTAATGATTAACATGAAAACTTGTGCTACAGAGCAGCTCGGAACATTTGAAAATTGTAAGACGTCTTGTTTCTTTGTGGTATGTGTCTCCAAaagtggggcaaaaaaaaaaatttgacgtAAATTTTCATTTGCACATTTTGAAATaggcagacaaaaaaataaaaaattgtcttATTTCTATACTGTCATCCATATTTTTTGTGTACATTGTGTTTTCCATCTATAAAATCAACAAAATTAATTTTCTTCcccaatgatttttaaaaaaaatcacatttcactttatatttcaaaatgtgaagaTGAAAAATATCGGCCAGTGTCAGTTCTTTATTATCACAACTTGtatgtcagaatttttttttgtccgtttttttttttttttttaatcaagaaaaaacaaaaacaaaaaaaactcttgaaaacatgaaaatgggcacacaaaatatcaaatcaaggatttttttgttttttttttgacataccTCCCGAATGTATGTGCTCTGGAACAACGTTGAATCAACATTCTTTGGGATTTGACCTCAGAAAAAAAGTCGCAACATTGGAGATACAAATTTTTTATCGTGGTATCTGGAAACGGAGGATGAAATATGGAGGCTGATGCAGTCTCATTTCTTGGTCACCACACCACATTTCggcgtaaaaacaaaaacaaaaaaaaaacaaaaaaaacatccttttcACTTACATATTTGGAAATGGGCCAACaagaaaaaagtatttaaaaaaaaaagaaagaaaaaaaaaaagtcaaatgatgGTGCCCATATTTGGCATTGTTCTAGACTTGAAGGGCAAAAGAAAACCAAGCAAAAGGCACCAGGCCTCTGCTTTAATTC
The Festucalex cinctus isolate MCC-2025b chromosome 11, RoL_Fcin_1.0, whole genome shotgun sequence DNA segment above includes these coding regions:
- the sec22a gene encoding vesicle-trafficking protein SEC22a isoform X1; this encodes MSGVLFASVVRVADGLPLSASTDYEQDRDLHETRKHMKALSKKLPHFPDRCTFRSGPYNVNFTSALGVCYMMACLSSYPSVLAFCFLDELQKEFIVTYDSKRVGAAIRPYSFIQFDMVIQKTKHRYNSPRSLSTKINMADMQTEIKLRPPYQLTPDDLHGVNGFSARSSAKYKGIAPTQTLEPLTLSGIVSCVLSVLCGGLNLLRGVHAIESVLQNEDEDFSYVIAFFLGTAACLYQCFLFAYFSVWRNVKSFLALALVCVCNMYLFQLRNLWQILFHVAVAACMTLHTHLRQPLGKAPDYNV
- the sec22a gene encoding vesicle-trafficking protein SEC22a isoform X2 is translated as MSGVLFASVVRVADGLPLSASTDYEQDRDLHETRKHMKALSKKLPHFPDRCTFRSGPYNVNYPSVLAFCFLDELQKEFIVTYDSKRVGAAIRPYSFIQFDMVIQKTKHRYNSPRSLSTKINMADMQTEIKLRPPYQLTPDDLHGVNGFSARSSAKYKGIAPTQTLEPLTLSGIVSCVLSVLCGGLNLLRGVHAIESVLQNEDEDFSYVIAFFLGTAACLYQCFLFAYFSVWRNVKSFLALALVCVCNMYLFQLRNLWQILFHVAVAACMTLHTHLRQPLGKAPDYNV